In Daphnia pulex isolate KAP4 chromosome 7, ASM2113471v1, one genomic interval encodes:
- the LOC124197064 gene encoding uncharacterized protein LOC124197064, whose amino-acid sequence MRTAEKMVRLVSTLLLWLAISTVSHGHRRKYTTITMTLVSTLTTTTTKATNSVCASVSSTDSSVPVTACRRRRQHWIDIPLYIALDEDVDDQLSQFFIHPTAPLQVEPTAEPWGWFKTDDELDSIQIDNPPVNPSHSIEPSWFYSDEDEFEPQIIGRLAGRLGYRRRRRKTVIVTSTKMTTSTKTETTYTSTKTFAISGCTPSSLPYNYCS is encoded by the exons ATGAGAACGGCGGAGAAGATGGTCCGCTTGGTTTCAACTCTGCTGTTGTGGCTGGCCATTTCAACCGTCAGCCATGGCCACCGCCGCAAATAC ACGACCATTACAATGACTTTAGTGTCCACATTGACGACGACTACGACCAAAGCGACCAACTCCGTCTGCGCCTCCGTGTCCAGCACCGATTCGTCCGTGCCGGTGACGGCCTGTCGCCGGCGTCGGCAGCACTGGATCGACATTCCGCTTTACATAGCGCTGGATGAGGATGTCGACGACCAACTGTCTCAATTTTTCATCCATCCGACCGCCCCTTTACA GGTGGAACCCACCGCAGAGCCGTGGGGGTGGTTCAAGACCGATGACGAATTAGATTCCATCCAAATTGATAATCCGCCAGTTAATCCTTCCCATTCCATCGAGCCTTCTTGGTTCTATTCGGATGAGGACGAATTCGAGCCGCAGATTATCGGAAGATTGGCCGGCCGTTTGGGGTACCGGAGACGGCGCCGGAAGACCGTCATCGTCACCTCGACCAAAATGACGACATCCACCAAGACGGAGACGACTTACACGTCCACCAAAACGTTCGCCATCTCGGGTT